ACGAAGAAACCTCAATTCATCATAGCAGTGAGTTATCATTCATACAAGAATTCAACATACAAGACTTCATGATGCAAAGTATATACTATGTATGTCCTTAGTCATGAAAACAAAGATACAAATACTGATGTTAAATCAAAAGAAGATAGAAGGAAGAACTACTTAAAGTCTATGATAGCAATTTATAATAGGATCCTATAGTGTCACCAAATCTACGTAGTTGACCTCACTTAGCGGTGTAATGGGACAAGACTAAGTTTTGTTGTTCTTAATGAATACAGCAGTTAATCATCAAATGCCTAGAATGGTGACAGAATATCATCAACCCTTTCTATAAAGTCTAACATTGTCTAAAAATGAAAACCTGTGAGGCAATCTTCACCTTTTAAGCTAGCTCTTGAGGTTGAGTTAGttccatttaatttcttatacTTTCTTTCCTTAAAAGACAATAAATATGTGCCTTAAATATCAAATTGATTTCCTGAACCTATGGTCCTAAACTACACAACCTCTTCGAATCGGTTGCTAACTCTACTAAAACATACTCTGAATTCACCAATAAATTTCTCACAATGTCTTGATCATAATGATAACAAGTCCTTATTTATCTCCAAAATTCCTAACTAACCCTTAACAATCCCTAAATGTGCCTAAATCTTAATGAGCTACCACAAGTGTTAGGCGTTATGGTGTATCATACTTAATAAAATCCCCTTGAACTTTTTCATCTTATATCACTCAATTGGAACCAACACCAAACAAGATAGAAACAGCAACTACTAAACTATCttaattcttttttcaattatacggaacaatatatacataaacaTAGAATTCAGATGATAATAGAACATAGAACCATGGTCACGAACTTCATATAAATAACTCCAAACAATAAAATTCCAGCTAAAACATGAAAGATGCAAAATCAGGCAATTAAAAATGAAACCTCGAAGCATGCCGGAATCGTTTCCGGGAGGAGGATCAGTCCCGGGAGCTGGAGGTGGGCCGGGGGAAGCGGCGCGGCAGCTGAAACGGCGTTGCCGGAGGAGGACGGTGGTGGAGAGTGGGTGAACAGAAGGAGTGAGTGACggagagaagagaaggaggttcacggaagaagaagaagaagaagaagagagaagagccATGTGGATGCATTTCAACAACATTCGTGAGTCGTGACAGTTAGATTCTGAATTTGCGTTTTGTAGTGTTTAGGGAACATCTTTTGGGCCTTAAGtgggcttcttcttcatgcataaTGGGCTACATCTAGGCACGGTATATGACCTGCCAAGCGCCACAGGCCCACACACAGACTACAAATTGGttaccaaataataataaaaaaaaaggtttcttatat
This sequence is a window from Arachis duranensis cultivar V14167 chromosome 2, aradu.V14167.gnm2.J7QH, whole genome shotgun sequence. Protein-coding genes within it:
- the LOC107472687 gene encoding uncharacterized protein LOC107472687 isoform X2; the encoded protein is MLLKCIHMALLSSSSSSSSVNLLLFSPSLTPSVHPLSTTVLLRQRRFSCRAASPGPPPAPGTDPPPGNDSGMLRDLAASLSKIQDRAQIFFAVLFWVSLFFWASAWDGRNRPNK
- the LOC107472687 gene encoding uncharacterized protein LOC107472687 isoform X1, translating into MLLKCIHMALLSSSSSSSSVNLLLFSPSLTPSVHPLSTTVLLRQRRFSCRAASPGPPPAPGTDPPPGNDSGMLRADLAASLSKIQDRAQIFFAVLFWVSLFFWASAWDGRNRPNK